Proteins from a single region of Hydrogenimonas thermophila:
- a CDS encoding methyl-accepting chemotaxis protein has translation MNKHSIFFEFNLKLLYVNIATTIIFVYINKDQDIIQLLAEHSIVAILIQVAAFLLLKKYILTPLNNMKAIAKDLADGDGDLTKRLNIHSKDEIGEVSQYIDLFIEKIQSTVSEAKHSANENSTISSKLSIISNNIEKKTEEELNIINEVKSSGLQMQKSLEESVAMVEQTKKDLESANESLDKAKEDIYSMVSNIQTSAETESILSDKLNQLSNDADQIKGILNMISEIAEQTNLLALNAAIEAARAGTHGRGFAVVADEVRLLAERTQKSLVEIDGTISIIIQGINDATQQMVKFTENVQNMSDKSKNVEVKINNATKLMQTSYQTADASYSNALSLQNDTKKIVESIETISEYSISNNNGVKEINRLTDSLKNMAQSLTVKLNQFRT, from the coding sequence ATGAATAAACACTCTATCTTTTTTGAGTTTAACTTAAAGCTCTTATATGTAAATATTGCTACAACTATAATTTTTGTATATATAAATAAAGATCAAGACATTATACAACTATTGGCAGAACACTCTATTGTAGCAATTTTAATACAAGTAGCAGCTTTTTTACTATTAAAAAAATATATCCTTACACCACTTAATAATATGAAGGCTATTGCAAAAGATTTAGCAGATGGAGATGGTGATTTAACAAAGAGGCTCAATATACATTCTAAAGATGAAATTGGTGAAGTCTCTCAATATATTGATCTGTTTATAGAAAAAATTCAAAGCACTGTTAGTGAAGCAAAACACTCTGCTAATGAAAATAGTACTATTTCATCAAAACTATCTATCATTTCAAATAATATTGAAAAGAAGACTGAAGAAGAGTTGAATATTATTAATGAAGTAAAATCTAGCGGCTTGCAGATGCAAAAATCACTTGAAGAGTCAGTAGCAATGGTTGAACAGACAAAAAAAGATTTAGAAAGTGCAAATGAAAGTTTAGACAAGGCAAAAGAGGATATTTATTCTATGGTATCAAATATCCAGACAAGTGCAGAAACAGAATCAATTTTATCAGATAAACTTAATCAACTGTCGAATGATGCTGACCAAATAAAAGGAATTTTAAATATGATCAGCGAAATAGCAGAACAAACAAATCTTCTTGCATTGAATGCTGCTATTGAAGCTGCTCGTGCAGGAACACATGGACGAGGTTTTGCAGTAGTTGCAGATGAAGTCAGACTACTTGCCGAACGTACACAAAAGAGTCTCGTAGAGATAGATGGCACTATCAGCATTATAATTCAAGGTATAAATGATGCAACTCAGCAAATGGTTAAATTTACTGAAAATGTACAAAATATGTCTGATAAGTCAAAAAATGTAGAAGTAAAAATAAATAATGCAACAAAATTAATGCAAACATCATACCAAACTGCAGATGCATCATATTCAAATGCATTAAGCCTGCAAAATGATACTAAAAAAATTGTAGAGAGTATAGAAACTATAAGTGAATACTCTATTTCAAACAATAATGGAGTAAAAGAGATAAATAGACTTACAGATAGCTTGAAAAATATGGCACAAAGTCTTACAGTTAAACTAAATCAATTTAGAACCTAA
- a CDS encoding OadG family protein, with protein sequence MENMVAESFKYMILGMGIVFVFLYTMVLVLQLQAKLIAKYFPEKPAEPAGNKSSGLDKKKVAAVIAAIQHHKNLGK encoded by the coding sequence ATGGAAAACATGGTAGCAGAAAGCTTCAAGTATATGATTCTTGGAATGGGAATCGTATTTGTATTTCTTTACACTATGGTTTTGGTTTTGCAACTTCAAGCAAAACTGATTGCCAAATATTTCCCTGAAAAACCGGCTGAACCAGCTGGCAATAAATCATCTGGGCTTGATAAGAAGAAGGTTGCTGCTGTGATTGCAGCTATTCAGCACCATAAAAATCTCGGCAAATAA
- a CDS encoding host attachment protein: protein MRVGDIVIVSDLGEMKIYRAAPRDLEAEADSKSENIKLDLIETKDYLLSHWKVHDLVSDQAGRFKGGNQGENHELIKNIEEDIIKTVAKDISKTVSQGKVQKWFLGASETVYDQILEKVSKSAKETLFLGVKKDLVKTDKIDLIKIFKKKI, encoded by the coding sequence ATGAGAGTTGGTGACATTGTAATTGTAAGTGATTTGGGAGAGATGAAAATATATAGAGCTGCTCCACGTGATTTAGAGGCTGAGGCAGATTCAAAAAGTGAAAATATTAAACTTGATTTGATAGAGACTAAAGATTATCTTCTTTCTCACTGGAAAGTTCATGATTTAGTGAGTGATCAAGCAGGTAGGTTTAAAGGTGGTAATCAAGGTGAAAATCATGAGCTTATTAAAAATATTGAAGAGGATATTATAAAGACAGTTGCAAAGGATATATCTAAAACTGTTTCTCAGGGTAAGGTGCAAAAATGGTTTTTAGGAGCTTCAGAAACAGTTTATGATCAGATTTTGGAAAAGGTGTCTAAATCTGCCAAAGAGACTCTTTTTTTAGGAGTAAAAAAAGATTTGGTAAAAACAGACAAAATCGATTTAATTAAAATCTTCAAGAAGAAGATTTAA
- a CDS encoding M20/M25/M40 family metallo-hydrolase produces MQNVIDIFKDICKIPHCSGNTKELKDFIVSFSKSFGYSVETDDAGNIMVRAKEAKVTLQAHYDMVCIGHAPNIEPIEKDGWMFAKDSSLGADNGIGVAMMLFLIQNNTKADFLFTNDEEIGLIGAEALSLSINTPYLLNLDSEELGKVYIGCAGGEDIFVKKALEWESAPEDGNWFLLESSGPGGHSGVNIADNIPNAITELCRVIYENPEMRVANIKGGERINSIPRYAEAIVWLPDGIALNNKNSYVPATPLSNRPAKILKDGKKIATELLSFAHGVREWNTSLGLPHTSINLATVKIEDEICISLSGRSMSNDTLASLTMQTVAWWELLGYSCTTDGKYPAWDPVVNEFSEKVLECCKTKVSNASYAAIHAGLECALFAQKYPNLKIASIGPTILDPHSDRERVDLDSVFKVLNIIEQVIKDI; encoded by the coding sequence ATGCAAAATGTAATTGATATATTTAAAGATATTTGTAAAATACCTCATTGCAGTGGTAATACAAAAGAGTTAAAAGATTTTATAGTCTCTTTTTCTAAAAGCTTTGGCTACAGTGTTGAAACAGATGATGCAGGCAATATAATGGTAAGAGCCAAAGAAGCTAAAGTTACACTGCAAGCTCACTATGACATGGTATGCATAGGACATGCTCCAAATATTGAACCAATTGAAAAAGATGGGTGGATGTTTGCAAAAGATAGTTCACTTGGTGCAGATAATGGCATAGGTGTTGCAATGATGCTCTTTTTGATACAAAACAATACTAAAGCAGACTTTTTGTTTACGAATGATGAAGAGATAGGACTTATAGGAGCAGAGGCACTATCTTTGAGTATAAATACGCCATACTTGCTAAATCTTGACAGTGAAGAGTTGGGAAAAGTATACATAGGTTGTGCAGGCGGAGAAGATATTTTTGTTAAAAAGGCTTTGGAGTGGGAGAGTGCCCCGGAGGATGGAAATTGGTTTTTGCTGGAATCTAGCGGACCTGGTGGACACTCAGGTGTCAATATAGCAGACAATATTCCAAATGCCATAACAGAACTTTGTCGAGTAATTTATGAAAATCCTGAAATGAGAGTTGCTAATATAAAGGGTGGAGAGCGTATAAACTCTATACCAAGATACGCTGAAGCTATTGTATGGTTGCCTGATGGAATAGCTCTTAATAATAAAAACAGTTATGTACCAGCAACTCCTCTTTCAAATCGACCTGCTAAAATTTTGAAAGATGGTAAAAAAATTGCTACAGAGCTTTTATCTTTTGCACATGGTGTTAGAGAGTGGAACACTTCTCTTGGCTTACCTCATACAAGTATAAACCTTGCAACAGTAAAGATTGAAGATGAGATTTGCATATCGCTATCTGGACGCTCAATGTCCAATGATACTCTTGCATCACTTACTATGCAAACAGTCGCCTGGTGGGAATTACTTGGTTACTCTTGTACAACTGATGGAAAATATCCTGCTTGGGACCCGGTAGTAAATGAATTTAGTGAAAAAGTTCTTGAATGTTGTAAGACAAAGGTATCTAACGCATCATATGCAGCTATTCATGCCGGACTTGAGTGTGCTCTTTTTGCCCAAAAATATCCAAATTTAAAAATTGCATCTATTGGTCCAACTATCCTTGATCCGCATTCAGATCGTGAGCGTGTTGATCTTGATTCTGTTTTTAAGGTATTGAATATTATAGAACAAGTCATTAAGGACATATAG
- the fbaA gene encoding class II fructose-bisphosphate aldolase, with protein MKGVKISDFVKPGVVTGDDVQKIFEIAKANEFALPAVNVVGSNSINAALEAAREVNSPIIIQFSNGGAAFNAGKGLDSEKGAVLGAISGAQHIHMLAEAYGVPVIIHTDHAARKLLPWIDALLEASEKHFEKTGKPLFSSHMIDLSEEPLEQNIETCKAYLERMSKMGMTLEIELGITGGEEDGVDNTDVDNKLLYTQPEEVAYAYEELSKISDRFTIAASFGNVHGVYKPGNVVLRPEILDNSQKYIEEKFKTESKPVNFVFHGGSGSELKDIRDAISYGVIKMNIDTDTQWAFWAGVKGYVEKYHDYLQGQIGNPEGEDKPNKKYYDPRKWLREGEKSMVERLKVAFEDLNCVDRY; from the coding sequence ATGAAGGGCGTTAAAATTTCAGATTTTGTAAAGCCTGGTGTTGTCACTGGAGATGATGTTCAGAAAATTTTTGAGATAGCAAAAGCAAATGAGTTTGCACTTCCTGCTGTTAATGTAGTAGGAAGTAACTCTATTAATGCAGCTTTGGAAGCTGCGCGTGAGGTTAACTCTCCAATCATCATTCAGTTTAGCAATGGTGGTGCAGCTTTCAATGCTGGAAAAGGGCTTGATTCTGAAAAAGGAGCAGTTTTAGGTGCTATAAGCGGAGCACAACATATTCATATGCTAGCAGAGGCTTATGGAGTTCCTGTTATTATACATACCGACCATGCTGCACGCAAACTTTTACCTTGGATCGATGCACTGCTTGAAGCAAGTGAAAAGCATTTTGAAAAGACAGGTAAACCTCTTTTTAGTTCACATATGATTGATCTTAGTGAAGAGCCACTTGAGCAGAATATTGAGACTTGTAAAGCATATCTTGAGCGAATGAGCAAGATGGGAATGACTCTTGAGATAGAGCTTGGTATTACAGGTGGTGAAGAGGATGGTGTTGACAATACAGATGTTGATAACAAACTTCTCTATACTCAGCCTGAAGAGGTAGCTTATGCTTATGAAGAGTTGAGCAAAATTAGCGATCGTTTTACAATTGCAGCATCATTTGGAAATGTACACGGAGTCTATAAACCTGGAAATGTAGTTTTACGTCCTGAGATTCTTGACAACTCTCAAAAATATATTGAAGAGAAGTTTAAGACAGAAAGTAAGCCTGTTAATTTTGTTTTCCACGGAGGAAGCGGATCTGAACTAAAAGATATTCGTGATGCAATCAGCTATGGTGTAATTAAAATGAATATCGATACAGATACCCAGTGGGCATTTTGGGCTGGTGTAAAAGGGTATGTAGAGAAGTATCATGACTATCTACAAGGACAAATAGGTAACCCTGAAGGTGAAGATAAACCAAATAAGAAATATTATGATCCTAGAAAGTGGTTGCGTGAAGGTGAAAAGTCTATGGTCGAAAGACTTAAAGTTGCTTTTGAAGACTTAAACTGCGTTGATCGCTACTAA
- a CDS encoding YebC/PmpR family DNA-binding transcriptional regulator, with the protein MAGHNKWSKVKHIKAKEDAKKGKLFTKAVRDITTAAKAGGGDPDTNAALRLAIERARAVSMPAENIQRAIDKATGNLKGVNYEEITYEGYGPGGVAIMVETMTDNKNRTVASVRHAFNKSGGSLGTSGSVSWMFEKKGIITVERSDKDDEVMEAALDNGASDIKEFDEVLVIESEPADFDTLLQAVEKVGVNILESSVGLVATNTIDVDDETAVKVEKLIDMLEEDDDVQNVYHNME; encoded by the coding sequence ATGGCAGGTCATAACAAATGGTCGAAAGTTAAGCATATTAAAGCTAAAGAGGATGCTAAAAAAGGCAAACTTTTTACCAAAGCTGTTCGTGACATAACTACTGCGGCAAAAGCTGGAGGAGGCGATCCAGATACAAATGCAGCTTTGCGTTTGGCAATTGAGCGCGCTCGAGCTGTCTCTATGCCAGCTGAAAATATTCAACGAGCCATTGACAAAGCAACTGGTAATCTAAAGGGTGTTAACTATGAAGAGATTACCTATGAAGGTTATGGTCCAGGTGGTGTAGCGATAATGGTTGAAACTATGACTGATAACAAAAACCGCACTGTTGCATCTGTTAGGCACGCATTTAACAAATCTGGCGGAAGTTTGGGTACAAGTGGAAGTGTCTCTTGGATGTTTGAAAAAAAGGGTATCATAACAGTAGAGAGAAGTGACAAAGATGATGAAGTTATGGAAGCTGCTTTAGATAACGGTGCTAGTGACATTAAAGAGTTTGATGAGGTTTTAGTCATAGAGAGCGAACCTGCAGATTTTGATACTCTTTTACAAGCTGTTGAAAAAGTTGGTGTAAACATATTGGAAAGTTCAGTAGGTTTGGTTGCTACAAATACAATAGATGTTGATGATGAGACTGCTGTAAAAGTTGAGAAACTAATAGATATGTTGGAAGAAGATGATGATGTCCAAAATGTTTATCACAATATGGAGTGA
- the nth gene encoding endonuclease III, with amino-acid sequence MKLATKKEIEEIKQRFLEHYPDSVTELNYKNLYELLIAVMLSAQCTDKRVNIITPALFKAYPDVSSLAVAELDDVKELIKTCSFFNNKAKNIIKMAQMVIEKYNGEIPLDEKELVKLPGVGQKTANVVMIEYTGANLMAVDTHVFRVAHRLGLSKAKTVTETEKDLVEKFKTDLHRLHQAMVLFGRYICTAKNPKCDKDCFLTDLCKSKESFKAK; translated from the coding sequence ATGAAACTTGCAACAAAAAAAGAGATTGAAGAGATTAAACAACGTTTTTTAGAACACTACCCTGACTCTGTTACTGAACTTAACTATAAAAATCTGTATGAACTTCTAATAGCCGTTATGCTCTCAGCACAATGTACAGATAAACGTGTTAACATAATTACACCGGCACTTTTCAAAGCATATCCTGATGTCTCATCACTAGCAGTTGCAGAGCTTGATGATGTAAAAGAACTTATTAAAACTTGCTCTTTTTTTAATAATAAAGCTAAAAATATTATAAAAATGGCTCAAATGGTGATAGAAAAATACAATGGAGAGATACCTCTAGATGAAAAAGAGCTTGTTAAACTTCCTGGTGTTGGACAAAAAACTGCAAATGTTGTAATGATTGAATACACCGGTGCAAACTTAATGGCAGTTGATACCCATGTCTTTCGTGTTGCTCACAGGTTGGGATTGAGTAAGGCTAAAACAGTAACGGAAACAGAAAAGGATCTTGTTGAAAAATTCAAGACAGATTTGCATCGCTTACATCAGGCAATGGTTCTGTTTGGGCGTTACATTTGTACAGCTAAAAACCCCAAATGCGACAAAGATTGTTTTCTAACAGATCTTTGTAAAAGCAAAGAGAGTTTTAAAGCTAAATGA
- a CDS encoding transposase family protein, producing the protein MEPELLKILKEHISEQARPQGRQYSLPVIMFLSIIAILMGAKNPIEVYKWMKANAKRKEIKKLLGVEFIRIPGRSRLYDFFEIVDKDELETA; encoded by the coding sequence ATGGAGCCAGAATTATTGAAAATTTTAAAAGAGCATATATCAGAACAGGCAAGACCACAGGGGAGACAGTATAGTTTGCCGGTAATAATGTTTTTATCGATAATAGCTATATTAATGGGAGCAAAGAATCCAATAGAGGTATATAAATGGATGAAAGCAAACGCTAAAAGGAAGGAGATAAAAAAATTACTAGGAGTAGAGTTTATACGAATACCTGGGAGATCAAGATTATATGATTTTTTTGAGATAGTAGATAAAGATGAATTAGAGACAGCTT
- a CDS encoding peptidylprolyl isomerase — protein MKKIILAGLSAATLALSLPAADTLATVNGHKITKEDVQTVLNSMGARTTYDALPDDIKKKVLDQIIEQQLLQEKALKSGIEKSKEYKEALDKLKKKLALDIWMKKELDKIQVSDKEAKKVYEEHKNSFQRPESVHARHILLKTEEEAKKVIEELSKTPKSKLKSKFEELAKTKSTGPSASRGGDLGTFGRGQMVKPFSDAAFALKAGEFTKQPVKTQFGYHIIYVEEKNPAQTVPFEQVKDRIKQNLKMEKFKDKIQEIAKGLRSKAKIKYQ, from the coding sequence ATGAAAAAAATTATTTTAGCAGGTTTAAGTGCCGCAACATTGGCTCTTTCTCTTCCAGCTGCAGACACATTGGCAACTGTTAATGGTCACAAGATAACAAAAGAGGATGTCCAAACAGTACTTAACTCTATGGGTGCGCGTACAACATATGATGCACTTCCTGATGACATTAAGAAAAAAGTTTTAGATCAAATAATTGAGCAACAACTTCTTCAAGAAAAAGCACTTAAAAGTGGAATAGAAAAAAGTAAAGAGTATAAAGAAGCTCTTGATAAGCTTAAAAAGAAGCTTGCACTTGATATATGGATGAAAAAAGAGCTTGATAAGATCCAAGTAAGTGACAAAGAGGCAAAAAAAGTTTATGAAGAGCATAAAAATTCATTCCAGCGTCCAGAGAGTGTTCATGCTCGCCATATTCTTTTAAAAACAGAAGAAGAAGCAAAAAAAGTTATTGAAGAGTTGAGCAAAACTCCTAAGTCTAAACTAAAATCAAAATTTGAAGAGCTTGCAAAAACTAAATCTACTGGACCAAGTGCATCACGCGGTGGTGATTTGGGAACATTTGGTCGTGGTCAAATGGTTAAACCATTTAGTGATGCAGCATTTGCTCTAAAAGCAGGAGAATTTACAAAACAACCTGTTAAAACACAATTTGGTTACCATATTATCTATGTTGAAGAGAAAAACCCAGCACAAACTGTTCCTTTTGAACAGGTAAAAGATAGAATTAAACAAAATCTGAAAATGGAAAAATTTAAAGATAAAATACAAGAGATTGCTAAAGGTCTTAGATCTAAAGCAAAGATTAAATATCAGTAA
- a CDS encoding Uma2 family endonuclease — translation MGARELANYSYEDYLQIVQTTPENERYELIFGHIYAMAGASAIHQDVVLNIASFFKSLKKETNCFPRVAPFDLKLECAGSINVVQPDILVYCNEKELPCAIFEVLSPSTAYKDKTVKKDLYEQCGVLNYFLVDPEAKTVDKFLLKSKKYHYIGCYGIDDKMEIECFDMEVDVKEMFE, via the coding sequence ATGGGTGCAAGAGAGTTAGCGAATTATAGTTATGAAGATTATCTACAAATTGTCCAGACAACACCGGAAAATGAGAGATATGAGCTGATTTTTGGTCATATATATGCAATGGCAGGTGCTAGTGCTATTCATCAAGATGTTGTTTTAAATATTGCATCTTTTTTTAAAAGTTTAAAGAAAGAGACAAATTGTTTTCCAAGAGTTGCTCCATTTGACTTAAAACTAGAGTGTGCAGGTAGTATAAATGTAGTTCAGCCAGATATTTTAGTTTACTGCAATGAAAAAGAGCTTCCTTGTGCTATATTTGAAGTTTTAAGTCCATCAACAGCATACAAAGATAAAACAGTAAAGAAAGATCTTTACGAGCAGTGTGGAGTTTTAAACTATTTTTTAGTTGACCCAGAAGCAAAAACAGTAGACAAGTTCCTTTTAAAGAGTAAAAAATATCACTATATAGGGTGTTATGGCATTGATGATAAGATGGAAATAGAGTGTTTTGATATGGAAGTTGATGTTAAAGAGATGTTTGAGTAA
- a CDS encoding EAL domain-containing protein, giving the protein MNEFLSNKKLALRIIIFLLFLSLFAGILFSLLIKEIALTNLAQNDAKQRSEFIFEIMMVKMQEGWGKKDLEKIINRLNRMHKGLTIKSYRSRKVAEIFGEYKDEKRVVESDSLIKKAMNGEEVFYINNDGSEVRFIYPIKVKKECISCHYNTKIGDVNGVLDIKFSSDDISIPLNQMITYFLIFLLIFIIIIFAVFYYVITKKMVDPITRFTQKMEQIAQSNKIDQNITIDSKILEIRKMVAVFNHLISRIRFYYDKSIKNSYTDTLTGLPNFMALRDYLKDIDSPTAVLFNIDRLKDLNDFYGYEVGDFVICSLAERIVESIDESGKVFRLGGDEIVWIKEGDIDLFELLELLEKINYEPIDYEGGEIYISVHCGIGKGKKRLIEKASIALQLAKDNNRPIEFMSDKDENEGKNELYRDRLEWTKKLKEAFEDDRILTYFQPILEVGLDKPRKFETLVRIKGEDGTIYSPGEFMSAAKHSRLYLKMTRTIVLKAMTYMREKPYEFSLNLSMEDIADLPTKNYILELLKSFPEPNRVIFEILETEEIDEFDLISEFIKEAKEIGAKIAIDDFGSGYSNYNYVIRLNIDYIKIDSSLIRNISKDKNSKVVVESIVWTAHQLGLKTIAEYVDSKEIMEEVKNMGIDFIQGYYIGKPMENIESI; this is encoded by the coding sequence ATGAATGAATTTCTTTCAAATAAAAAATTAGCTTTAAGAATAATTATATTTCTACTATTTTTGAGTCTATTTGCTGGTATATTGTTTAGTTTATTAATAAAAGAGATAGCTTTAACAAATTTAGCTCAAAATGATGCAAAGCAACGAAGTGAATTTATTTTTGAAATTATGATGGTAAAGATGCAAGAGGGATGGGGAAAAAAGGATCTTGAAAAAATTATAAATAGATTAAATAGAATGCATAAAGGACTTACTATAAAGTCTTACAGAAGTAGAAAAGTAGCAGAAATTTTTGGTGAATATAAAGATGAAAAAAGAGTTGTTGAATCTGATTCTTTAATTAAGAAAGCTATGAATGGAGAAGAGGTTTTTTATATTAACAATGATGGTTCTGAAGTTAGATTTATTTATCCGATAAAAGTAAAAAAAGAGTGTATAAGCTGTCACTATAATACAAAAATAGGGGATGTTAATGGTGTACTTGATATCAAGTTCTCATCTGATGACATATCTATACCTTTAAATCAAATGATAACATACTTTTTAATCTTCTTATTGATTTTTATTATAATAATATTCGCTGTATTTTACTATGTAATTACAAAAAAAATGGTAGATCCAATAACTAGATTTACTCAGAAAATGGAACAAATTGCTCAAAGTAATAAAATAGATCAAAACATTACAATTGACAGTAAAATATTGGAAATAAGAAAAATGGTGGCAGTTTTTAACCATTTAATTTCAAGAATACGTTTCTATTATGATAAATCTATTAAAAACTCATATACAGATACGCTTACAGGTTTACCAAATTTTATGGCTTTACGAGACTATTTAAAAGATATAGACTCTCCTACAGCAGTTTTATTTAATATAGATAGATTAAAAGATTTAAATGATTTTTACGGTTATGAAGTAGGTGATTTTGTTATTTGTTCTCTTGCTGAAAGAATAGTTGAGTCTATAGATGAATCAGGAAAAGTATTTAGGCTTGGTGGTGATGAAATTGTTTGGATAAAAGAGGGAGATATAGATCTTTTTGAGCTTCTTGAGCTTCTTGAAAAGATTAATTATGAACCTATTGATTATGAAGGTGGGGAAATATACATTTCTGTTCATTGTGGTATAGGAAAAGGGAAAAAAAGGTTGATAGAAAAAGCTTCAATAGCTCTTCAACTTGCAAAAGATAATAATAGACCTATTGAATTTATGAGTGACAAAGATGAAAATGAGGGTAAGAATGAGCTATATAGAGATAGGCTTGAGTGGACAAAAAAATTAAAAGAAGCTTTTGAAGATGATAGAATCCTTACATATTTTCAACCTATTTTGGAGGTAGGACTTGATAAGCCAAGAAAATTTGAAACGCTAGTACGTATTAAAGGTGAAGATGGCACTATCTACTCACCTGGCGAATTTATGAGTGCTGCTAAACACTCTCGTTTATATTTAAAAATGACTAGAACAATTGTTTTAAAAGCAATGACTTATATGAGAGAAAAACCGTATGAGTTTTCATTAAACTTGTCTATGGAAGATATAGCAGATCTTCCTACAAAAAATTATATTTTGGAGTTACTTAAATCTTTTCCTGAGCCAAATCGTGTAATATTTGAAATTTTGGAGACAGAAGAGATTGATGAGTTTGATTTAATTAGTGAATTTATCAAAGAAGCAAAAGAGATAGGAGCTAAGATAGCAATAGATGATTTTGGAAGTGGCTACTCTAACTATAACTATGTAATAAGATTAAACATAGATTATATAAAAATTGATAGTTCATTAATTCGTAATATTAGTAAAGATAAAAACAGTAAAGTTGTTGTTGAATCTATTGTTTGGACTGCTCATCAATTAGGACTGAAAACTATAGCTGAATATGTAGATAGTAAAGAGATAATGGAAGAAGTAAAAAATATGGGTATCGATTTTATACAAGGTTACTATATAGGAAAGCCTATGGAAAATATAGAGAGTATTTAA
- a CDS encoding nitrate- and nitrite sensing domain-containing protein: protein MNLLSKLTIKGKMILLIILPTLSLLYFTSGDLNEHFKFQNKVEKVKELVTLSEKLSQLIHETQKERGASAGFVGSKGKKFVSKLPKQRKLTDKRIKEYQILLSSIDLSKYSPEFKQKLDLLNNDLKKLKIAHSDTKEYFLL from the coding sequence ATGAATCTACTATCAAAACTTACAATTAAAGGTAAAATGATCTTATTGATTATATTACCAACATTATCACTTCTATATTTTACAAGTGGTGATTTGAATGAGCATTTTAAATTTCAAAACAAGGTAGAAAAAGTCAAAGAGCTAGTTACACTAAGTGAAAAGCTTAGCCAACTAATACACGAAACACAAAAAGAGCGTGGAGCCAGTGCTGGATTTGTTGGAAGTAAAGGAAAAAAATTTGTCTCAAAGCTTCCTAAACAGAGAAAACTTACAGATAAACGTATTAAAGAATATCAAATACTTTTATCTTCCATTGATTTATCAAAATATTCACCTGAATTTAAACAGAAGCTTGATTTACTCAACAATGACTTAAAAAAGCTAAAAATAGCCCATTCCGATACTAAGGAATACTTTTTGCTATAA
- a CDS encoding 1-aminocyclopropane-1-carboxylate deaminase, with product MDQFFWKGKEWFVKRDELIDLRFSGNKLRKLYPLLQTDPKEFSTLISFGGAQSNAMLSIAYLCDLKGWEFIYYVKKMPKWLKDAPSGNLKLALELGMKIVEIPHLEFYDHINRVRSNISEDAVFVPQGGACKLAKEGVRILAEEILSWKRENGIDSFSVATPSGTGTTALYLRQYLPKEISVVTTPVVGDRDTLISQWKSLEPDGENLPEILGNLPKHPFAKPKKEYLDVWASLKDAGIEFDLVYAPKMWLELLDSYNTLKKPILYVHSGGVIGNISQIEQYRYKGFL from the coding sequence GTGGATCAATTTTTTTGGAAAGGCAAAGAGTGGTTCGTCAAACGTGATGAACTCATAGATTTGCGTTTTTCCGGTAACAAGTTACGAAAACTCTACCCATTACTACAAACTGATCCTAAAGAATTTTCTACACTCATTAGTTTTGGCGGTGCTCAATCGAATGCAATGCTCTCCATTGCCTATTTGTGCGATTTAAAAGGTTGGGAGTTTATCTACTATGTGAAGAAGATGCCAAAGTGGTTAAAAGATGCTCCTAGTGGAAATTTAAAGTTGGCACTAGAGCTTGGTATGAAAATAGTAGAGATTCCACATTTAGAGTTTTATGATCATATAAACAGGGTTCGTAGTAACATTTCTGAAGATGCAGTTTTTGTTCCGCAAGGTGGTGCATGTAAATTGGCAAAAGAGGGTGTACGCATTTTAGCTGAAGAGATTTTATCTTGGAAAAGAGAGAATGGTATAGACTCTTTTAGTGTAGCTACTCCAAGTGGTACAGGAACTACAGCTCTTTATTTAAGACAATATTTGCCTAAAGAGATTTCCGTAGTTACTACACCTGTAGTAGGAGACAGAGATACACTTATTTCTCAATGGAAAAGTCTTGAACCAGATGGAGAGAATCTTCCTGAAATTTTAGGGAATTTACCTAAACATCCATTTGCAAAACCTAAAAAGGAGTACCTTGATGTCTGGGCTTCTTTAAAAGATGCTGGAATAGAGTTTGATCTTGTTTATGCACCTAAAATGTGGCTGGAATTACTAGATAGCTACAATACTCTTAAAAAGCCAATACTATATGTTCACAGTGGCGGTGTAATTGGTAATATCTCCCAAATTGAGCAATATCGCTACAAAGGCTTTCTTTAA